The Streptomyces sp. HUAS CB01 genome has a segment encoding these proteins:
- a CDS encoding M48 family metallopeptidase yields MTDSSSEYVPGRHRSRFPGISSRAYEHPADRSALVALRKLSGFDTVFKALSGLLPERSLRLLFLSDSVRVSDAQFAHLHTMLRDACYILDLEKVPQMYVTQDPKPNAMCIGLDEPIIMVTTGLVELLDEEEMRAVVGHEVGHALSGHSVYRTILLFLTNLAVKVAWIPLGNVAVMAIVTALREWFRKSELSADRAGLLVGQDLQASMRGLMKIAGGNHLHEMNVDAFLEQAEEYEAGGDLRDSVLKILNMLPRTHPFTTVRAAELKKWAESRDYQRIMDGHYPRRTEDKDTSVTDSFRESASHYADSVRGSKDPLMKLVGDIAGGAGDLGGRLRDKFTGTAAGSRGGSNGTPPKEDGPGTSGQREG; encoded by the coding sequence ATGACCGACAGTAGTTCCGAGTACGTGCCGGGCAGGCACCGCTCACGCTTCCCGGGGATCTCCTCGCGGGCGTACGAGCACCCGGCGGACCGTTCGGCGCTGGTCGCCCTGCGCAAGCTGAGCGGGTTCGACACCGTGTTCAAGGCGCTGAGCGGGCTGCTGCCGGAGCGCAGTCTGCGGCTGCTCTTCCTCTCCGACTCGGTGCGGGTGAGCGATGCCCAGTTCGCGCACCTCCACACGATGCTGCGGGACGCCTGCTACATCCTGGACCTGGAGAAGGTCCCGCAGATGTACGTCACGCAGGACCCGAAGCCCAATGCCATGTGCATCGGTCTGGACGAGCCGATCATCATGGTCACCACCGGTCTGGTGGAGCTCCTCGACGAGGAGGAGATGCGGGCGGTCGTGGGCCACGAGGTGGGGCACGCCCTGTCCGGGCACTCCGTCTACCGCACGATCCTGCTGTTCCTCACCAATCTCGCGGTGAAGGTGGCCTGGATCCCGCTGGGCAACGTGGCGGTCATGGCGATCGTGACCGCGCTGCGGGAGTGGTTCCGCAAGTCGGAGTTGTCCGCGGACCGGGCCGGGCTGCTGGTGGGCCAGGATCTGCAAGCGTCGATGCGCGGGCTGATGAAGATCGCGGGCGGCAACCACCTCCACGAGATGAACGTGGACGCCTTCCTGGAGCAGGCCGAGGAGTACGAGGCGGGGGGCGATCTGCGGGACTCCGTGCTGAAGATCCTCAACATGCTCCCGAGGACGCATCCCTTCACCACCGTGCGCGCCGCCGAGCTGAAGAAGTGGGCGGAGAGCCGCGACTACCAGCGGATCATGGACGGCCACTACCCGCGGCGCACGGAGGACAAGGACACCTCCGTCACCGACTCGTTCCGCGAGTCCGCCTCGCACTACGCCGACTCGGTGCGCGGCAGCAAGGATCCGCTGATGAAGCTGGTCGGGGACATAGCCGGCGGTGCGGGCGACCTGGGCGGCCGGCTGCGCGACAAGTTCACGGGCACCGCGGCCGGGAGCCGCGGCGGCAGCAACGGGACGCCTCCGAAGGAGGACGGTCCGGGGACGTCGGGTCAGCGCGAGGGCTGA